One Natronomonas moolapensis 8.8.11 genomic region harbors:
- a CDS encoding helix-hairpin-helix domain-containing protein, whose translation MSENAAVAALFEEMADHLEARDVEYKPNVYRRAAESIRGHTVSVERLHEAGGEDAIAEIDDVGEAIAAKTAEYLETGAIAELEELREGMPVEMGALTAVEGVGPKTVGSLYEALGIETLEDLEAAAEAGEIRSVKGFGETTEANILERIPFAREARARSVLGDARPVADRLVEFIGDLDAVTAAETAGSIRRWRPTIGDVDILAASEDGEAVVEVFADWDGADSVIEAGGNKASIRADGERVDLRVVVPGEFGAALQYFTGSKAHNVALRNRAVEQGLKINEYGVFDVSGIDDPDAGQRVGERVAGETEAGVYGAVGLEYVPPELREDRGEIEAAAEGALPELVGTTDVRGDLHLHTSASDGTATVEEMAAAAAEFGHEYLAVADHATGPGMVGGVGLDDAELLEHADAIRAVDDGAAVDVLAGVEANIGSEGSISVGEDVLETLDCVVASPHSGLDGDGTDRLVAAVEHPEVDVLGHPTGRLLNRRPGHDVDIERLAAAAADTGTALEINADPRRLDLRSGYVKAAVEAGATVVINTDAHGTGAYANVRFGVHTARRGWAEPTDVLNCWDAAGVREFLG comes from the coding sequence GTGAGCGAGAACGCCGCGGTCGCGGCGCTCTTCGAGGAGATGGCCGACCACCTCGAGGCGCGCGACGTCGAGTACAAGCCCAACGTCTACCGCCGGGCAGCCGAGAGCATCCGGGGCCACACCGTTTCGGTCGAGCGCCTCCACGAAGCCGGCGGCGAGGACGCCATCGCCGAGATCGACGACGTCGGCGAGGCGATCGCCGCAAAGACGGCCGAGTATCTCGAGACGGGCGCGATCGCGGAGCTCGAAGAACTCCGGGAGGGAATGCCCGTCGAGATGGGCGCGCTCACGGCCGTCGAGGGCGTCGGCCCCAAGACCGTCGGGTCGCTGTACGAGGCGCTCGGGATCGAGACACTCGAGGACCTCGAGGCGGCCGCCGAGGCCGGCGAGATCCGGAGCGTGAAGGGCTTCGGCGAGACGACCGAGGCGAACATCCTCGAGCGGATCCCCTTCGCCAGGGAGGCCAGAGCCCGGAGCGTACTCGGCGACGCCCGCCCCGTCGCGGATCGCCTCGTCGAGTTCATCGGGGACCTCGACGCCGTCACCGCCGCCGAGACGGCCGGATCGATCCGGCGGTGGCGACCGACGATCGGCGACGTCGACATCCTGGCAGCGAGCGAGGACGGCGAAGCCGTCGTCGAGGTGTTCGCCGACTGGGACGGTGCGGACTCGGTGATAGAGGCCGGGGGCAACAAGGCCTCGATCCGCGCCGACGGCGAACGCGTTGATCTCCGGGTCGTGGTCCCGGGGGAGTTCGGCGCGGCGTTGCAGTATTTTACGGGCAGCAAGGCCCACAACGTCGCGCTCAGGAACCGCGCGGTCGAGCAGGGGCTGAAAATCAACGAGTACGGCGTCTTCGACGTCTCCGGGATCGACGATCCGGACGCGGGCCAACGCGTCGGAGAGCGGGTCGCGGGCGAGACCGAGGCCGGCGTCTACGGCGCTGTCGGGCTCGAGTACGTCCCGCCGGAGCTGCGCGAGGACCGCGGCGAGATCGAGGCGGCGGCCGAGGGCGCGCTCCCGGAGCTCGTCGGGACGACCGACGTGCGCGGTGACCTCCACCTCCACACGAGCGCCTCCGACGGGACCGCGACGGTCGAAGAGATGGCCGCGGCGGCCGCCGAGTTCGGCCACGAGTACCTCGCGGTCGCGGATCACGCGACCGGGCCGGGGATGGTCGGCGGGGTCGGGCTGGACGACGCCGAGTTGCTCGAGCACGCCGACGCGATCCGGGCGGTCGACGACGGCGCGGCGGTCGACGTTCTCGCGGGCGTCGAGGCGAACATCGGTTCGGAGGGCTCGATCAGCGTCGGCGAGGACGTCCTCGAGACGCTCGATTGCGTGGTCGCCTCGCCGCACAGCGGCCTGGACGGCGACGGGACCGACCGCCTCGTGGCCGCGGTCGAACACCCCGAGGTCGACGTGCTCGGCCACCCGACGGGCCGGCTGTTGAACCGACGGCCCGGCCACGACGTCGACATCGAACGCCTCGCGGCGGCGGCCGCCGATACCGGGACCGCCCTCGAGATCAACGCCGACCCGAGGCGACTCGACCTGCGCTCGGGTTACGTCAAGGCCGCCGTCGAGGCCGGCGCGACAGTCGTCATCAACACCGACGCCCACGGGACGGGCGCGTACGCGAACGTTCGCTTCGGCGTCCACACTGCTCGCCGCGGGTGGGCAGAGCCGACGGACGTGTTGAATTGCTGGGACGCGGCTGGCGTCCGCGAGTTCCTCGGATGA
- a CDS encoding DUF5788 family protein, with the protein MQEYERKQLLERIGREGSTLGVDIPECIEIQGEEVQLQEFVFEIKRRETVPAGERDRVERAKRNLRRERLERKELIEEGAVGFEEGERIARAVIGIDRALEALESLGPESVEAEAKRQEAADTKRWMDFLKKALGHDDGPEVRGRGP; encoded by the coding sequence GTGCAGGAGTACGAACGAAAACAGCTCCTCGAACGGATCGGCCGGGAGGGGTCGACGCTCGGGGTCGACATCCCAGAGTGCATCGAGATCCAGGGCGAGGAGGTACAACTCCAGGAGTTCGTCTTCGAGATCAAGCGCCGCGAGACGGTCCCCGCGGGCGAACGCGACCGCGTCGAGCGGGCCAAGCGCAACCTGCGGCGCGAGCGCCTCGAACGCAAGGAGCTGATCGAGGAGGGCGCAGTCGGCTTCGAGGAGGGCGAGCGCATCGCCCGCGCGGTCATCGGGATCGACCGGGCGCTCGAGGCCCTCGAGAGCCTCGGCCCCGAGAGCGTCGAGGCGGAGGCGAAACGGCAGGAGGCGGCGGACACGAAACGCTGGATGGACTTCCTGAAGAAGGCCCTCGGCCACGACGACGGCCCGGAGGTACGGGGGCGGGGGCCATGA